One genomic segment of Erythrolamprus reginae isolate rEryReg1 chromosome 2, rEryReg1.hap1, whole genome shotgun sequence includes these proteins:
- the LOC139161929 gene encoding TLC domain-containing protein 4-B-like isoform X1, with translation MEDFTRLGYCIVAGSFVAFQFSFSALSPQLSLSFSPSYSSLPSVKQSEWNSRCVSTLHAVIVGLFCLYILCYDDAVNANPIWGDPWLVKLNVAVTCGYLLYDLLLLVRYWRTLGDSLFVCHHLVALYAYGYVLSRGVLPYFANFRLLSELSTPFVNLRWFLDAAGWPRTSSLVLANGLAMMVVFFMVRIAVIPSYYMQVYSWYGTPEYERLGLGVQLAWIGPSIALEILNLIWMYRIVRGFYRALRWSKTYKSA, from the exons ATGGAGGACTTCACTCGCTTGGGTTACTGCATTGTGGCTGGCAGCTTCGTAGCCTTCCAGTTCTCCTTCTCAGCCCTCAGTCCCCAGCTGTCCTTGTCCTTCAGCCCCAGCTACTCCAGCCTTCCTTCGGTCAAGCAGAGTGAATGGAATTCCAG ATGTGTGTCTACTCTCCATGCGGTGATTGTCGGCCTCTTCTGCCTCTACATCCTTTGCTATGACGATGCTGTAAATGCCAACCCCATCTG GGGAGATCCTTGGTTGGTCAAACTGAATGTAGCTGTCACCTGTGGCTATCTGCTCTATG ATCTGTTGCTGCTAGTGCGCTACTGGAGGACATTGGGAGATTCTCTTTTCGTTTGCCACCACTTGGTGGCACTATATGCTTATGGATACGTATTG AGTCGTGGGGTGCTTCCCTATTTTGCCAACTTCCGTCTCCTTTCAGAACTCTCAACACCCTTCGTGAATTTGCG GTGGTTCCTGGATGCAGCTGGCTGGCCACGTACTTCCAGTCTTGTTTTGGCCAATGGTTTGGCCATGATGGTAGTGTTCTTTATGGTGCGCATTGCTGTCATCCCCAGCTATTATATGCAGGTATACTCTTGGTATGGAACTCCTGAATATGAACGTTTGGGCCTGGGTGTGCAACTGGCCTGGATTGGGCCAAGCATTGCCTTGGAAATTCTTAATTTGATCTGGATGTACCGCATTGTCCGTGGCTTCTACCGAGCTTTACGTTGGTCTAAGACCTACAAGTCAGCATGA
- the LOC139161929 gene encoding TLC domain-containing protein 4-B-like isoform X2: MEFQVERGSGGCGWTNGCEICSFLTFPLCVSTLHAVIVGLFCLYILCYDDAVNANPIWGDPWLVKLNVAVTCGYLLYDLLLLVRYWRTLGDSLFVCHHLVALYAYGYVLSRGVLPYFANFRLLSELSTPFVNLRWFLDAAGWPRTSSLVLANGLAMMVVFFMVRIAVIPSYYMQVYSWYGTPEYERLGLGVQLAWIGPSIALEILNLIWMYRIVRGFYRALRWSKTYKSA, translated from the exons ATGGAATTCCAGGTAGAGAGAGGCTCTGGTGGATGTGGCTGGACGAATGGTTGCGAGATTTGCAGTTTTCTCACCTTTCCACT ATGTGTGTCTACTCTCCATGCGGTGATTGTCGGCCTCTTCTGCCTCTACATCCTTTGCTATGACGATGCTGTAAATGCCAACCCCATCTG GGGAGATCCTTGGTTGGTCAAACTGAATGTAGCTGTCACCTGTGGCTATCTGCTCTATG ATCTGTTGCTGCTAGTGCGCTACTGGAGGACATTGGGAGATTCTCTTTTCGTTTGCCACCACTTGGTGGCACTATATGCTTATGGATACGTATTG AGTCGTGGGGTGCTTCCCTATTTTGCCAACTTCCGTCTCCTTTCAGAACTCTCAACACCCTTCGTGAATTTGCG GTGGTTCCTGGATGCAGCTGGCTGGCCACGTACTTCCAGTCTTGTTTTGGCCAATGGTTTGGCCATGATGGTAGTGTTCTTTATGGTGCGCATTGCTGTCATCCCCAGCTATTATATGCAGGTATACTCTTGGTATGGAACTCCTGAATATGAACGTTTGGGCCTGGGTGTGCAACTGGCCTGGATTGGGCCAAGCATTGCCTTGGAAATTCTTAATTTGATCTGGATGTACCGCATTGTCCGTGGCTTCTACCGAGCTTTACGTTGGTCTAAGACCTACAAGTCAGCATGA
- the LOC139161929 gene encoding TLC domain-containing protein 4-B-like isoform X3, which translates to MEDFTRLGYCIVAGSFVAFQFSFSALSPQLSLSFSPSYSSLPSVKQSEWNSRCVSTLHAVIVGLFCLYILCYDDAVNANPIWGDPWLVKLNVAVTCGYLLYDLLLLVRYWRTLGDSLFVCHHLVALYAYGYVLSRGVLPYFANFRLLSELSTPFVNLRWFLDAAGWPRTSSLVLANGLAMMVVFFMVRIAVIPSYYMQEFNLFQLSIRP; encoded by the exons ATGGAGGACTTCACTCGCTTGGGTTACTGCATTGTGGCTGGCAGCTTCGTAGCCTTCCAGTTCTCCTTCTCAGCCCTCAGTCCCCAGCTGTCCTTGTCCTTCAGCCCCAGCTACTCCAGCCTTCCTTCGGTCAAGCAGAGTGAATGGAATTCCAG ATGTGTGTCTACTCTCCATGCGGTGATTGTCGGCCTCTTCTGCCTCTACATCCTTTGCTATGACGATGCTGTAAATGCCAACCCCATCTG GGGAGATCCTTGGTTGGTCAAACTGAATGTAGCTGTCACCTGTGGCTATCTGCTCTATG ATCTGTTGCTGCTAGTGCGCTACTGGAGGACATTGGGAGATTCTCTTTTCGTTTGCCACCACTTGGTGGCACTATATGCTTATGGATACGTATTG AGTCGTGGGGTGCTTCCCTATTTTGCCAACTTCCGTCTCCTTTCAGAACTCTCAACACCCTTCGTGAATTTGCG GTGGTTCCTGGATGCAGCTGGCTGGCCACGTACTTCCAGTCTTGTTTTGGCCAATGGTTTGGCCATGATGGTAGTGTTCTTTATGGTGCGCATTGCTGTCATCCCCAGCTATTATATGCAG GAATTTAACCTCTTTCAACTATCAATCCGTCCATGA